The following proteins come from a genomic window of Pseudomonas sp. MAG733B:
- the murI gene encoding glutamate racemase, with amino-acid sequence MREAPIGVFDSGVGGLSVLAEIQRLLPNESLLYVADCGNIPYGEKTPEFIQQRCSVMADFFHRQGAKALVLACNTATVAGVADLRRDYPEWPIVGMEPAVKPAAAATRSGVVGVLATTGTLQSAKFAALLDRFATDVRVITQPCPGLVELIENGDLRSPALRRLLESYVGPLLGAGADTIILGCTHYPFLKPLLKQMIPDDISLIDTGAAVARQLQRLLAERELLADGPARPAQFWSSADPVHFANILPILWNNAGVVRSFEG; translated from the coding sequence ATGCGTGAAGCGCCGATCGGCGTGTTCGACTCCGGCGTCGGTGGGCTTTCGGTGCTGGCCGAGATCCAGCGTTTGTTGCCCAACGAATCCCTGCTGTACGTCGCCGATTGCGGGAACATTCCCTACGGCGAGAAAACCCCGGAATTTATCCAACAGCGTTGCAGCGTGATGGCCGATTTTTTTCATCGCCAAGGCGCCAAGGCCTTGGTATTGGCCTGCAACACGGCAACGGTTGCAGGCGTTGCCGACTTGCGCCGCGATTACCCCGAATGGCCCATCGTCGGCATGGAGCCGGCAGTCAAACCGGCCGCCGCCGCAACTCGCAGTGGCGTGGTCGGCGTGCTGGCCACCACCGGCACGTTGCAGAGTGCCAAGTTCGCCGCGCTGCTCGACCGGTTCGCCACGGATGTGCGAGTCATTACCCAGCCTTGCCCCGGGTTGGTCGAGCTGATTGAAAACGGCGATCTGCGCAGTCCTGCGCTGCGCCGGTTGCTCGAAAGTTACGTCGGGCCGCTGCTCGGCGCAGGCGCTGACACCATCATCCTGGGCTGCACCCATTACCCTTTCCTCAAGCCGCTGCTCAAGCAGATGATCCCCGATGACATCAGCCTGATCGACACCGGCGCCGCGGTCGCGCGTCAACTTCAGCGCCTTTTGGCCGAGCGCGAATTGCTCGCCGATGGGCCTGCTCGCCCTGCGCAGTTCTGGAGCAGTGCCGATCCGGTTCATTTCGCAAATATATTGCCGATATTGTGGAATAACGCTGGGGTTGTGCGAAGCTTCGAAGGGTAG
- the phrB gene encoding deoxyribodipyrimidine photo-lyase, with translation MQLIWLRSDLRVHDNTALSAAAAVGPCVAVYLLSPQQWLEHDDAPCKVDFWLRNLHELKHALGELNIPLLIREAPHWDEAPKVLLDLCHALNIEAVHFNEEYGIHESRRDAAVAETLNAQDIGVHSYLDQLLFKPGSVLTRTGTYFQVFSQFRKVCYERLHRSLPRLVSAPMKQAPLSIASDEVPTRIKGFAPPTDSLRALWPAGEAEARRRLDTFVDAQIDYYQSERDFPAKPGTSQLSAYLAAGVISPRQCLHAALQSNQGEFESGKVGAVTWINELLWREFYKHILVGYPKVSRHRAFRPETEALAWRDAPEELAAWQQARTGLPIIDAAMRQLLETGWMHNRLRMVVAMFLTKNLLIDWREGERFFMRHLIDGDLAANNGGWQWSSSTGTDSAPYFRIFNPLSQSEKFDAEGVFIKHWLPELAGLNKKQVHNPAHLGDLFSAPDYPPPIVDLNTSRARALAAFKDLPSRQRAGGDHE, from the coding sequence ATGCAATTGATCTGGCTGCGCAGTGATCTGCGCGTACACGACAACACCGCCCTCTCGGCCGCCGCCGCGGTTGGCCCGTGTGTGGCGGTGTATCTGTTGAGTCCGCAACAATGGCTGGAACACGACGACGCCCCGTGCAAAGTCGACTTCTGGCTGCGCAACCTCCACGAACTGAAGCACGCGTTGGGCGAGCTGAACATTCCCCTGTTGATCCGCGAGGCACCGCACTGGGATGAAGCACCGAAAGTGCTGTTGGATCTTTGTCACGCGCTGAACATCGAGGCCGTGCACTTCAATGAGGAATACGGCATCCACGAAAGCCGCAGGGATGCAGCGGTGGCCGAAACACTGAATGCTCAGGACATCGGCGTTCATAGCTATCTCGATCAGTTGCTGTTCAAGCCGGGCAGCGTGCTGACCAGAACCGGCACGTACTTTCAGGTCTTCAGTCAGTTCCGCAAGGTCTGTTACGAACGCTTGCACCGGTCACTGCCACGTCTTGTCAGCGCTCCGATGAAGCAAGCGCCGCTGAGCATCGCCAGTGATGAAGTCCCGACCCGGATCAAAGGTTTCGCCCCACCTACCGACAGCCTTCGCGCACTCTGGCCGGCCGGGGAAGCCGAAGCCCGGCGTCGCCTCGACACCTTCGTCGACGCCCAGATCGACTACTACCAAAGCGAGCGGGACTTCCCGGCGAAACCCGGCACCAGCCAACTCTCGGCCTACCTCGCCGCCGGGGTGATTTCCCCGCGCCAGTGCTTGCACGCCGCGCTGCAAAGCAATCAGGGCGAATTCGAGAGCGGCAAGGTCGGCGCCGTGACCTGGATCAATGAACTGCTGTGGCGCGAGTTCTATAAACACATTCTGGTGGGCTACCCAAAGGTGTCCCGGCACCGTGCTTTTCGCCCGGAAACCGAGGCCCTGGCTTGGCGCGACGCACCCGAGGAACTCGCTGCCTGGCAGCAGGCCCGTACCGGTTTGCCGATTATCGACGCGGCCATGCGCCAACTGCTCGAAACCGGCTGGATGCACAATCGCTTGCGCATGGTGGTGGCGATGTTCCTGACCAAAAACCTGCTGATCGACTGGCGTGAGGGCGAACGCTTCTTCATGCGTCACCTGATCGATGGCGACCTCGCGGCAAACAACGGCGGCTGGCAATGGAGTTCGTCCACCGGTACCGACTCGGCGCCCTACTTCCGGATCTTCAATCCCTTGAGTCAGTCGGAAAAGTTCGATGCCGAAGGCGTGTTCATCAAACATTGGTTGCCGGAACTGGCCGGGCTGAACAAAAAACAAGTGCACAACCCGGCGCATCTCGGCGACTTGTTCAGCGCACCGGACTATCCGCCACCTATCGTTGACCTGAACACCTCACGCGCCAGAGCCCTTGCAGCGTTCAAGGACCTGCCGTCACGACAGAGAGCCGGAGGCGACCATGAGTAG
- a CDS encoding SDR family oxidoreductase — MSLTPPRRYWLTGASNGIGAALAEEILKTGAHLAVSSRSAAPLKALSQRYPGQVLVLAGDLTNSQTVREIGEQIAEDWGSLDTVILNAGTCEYVDAKQIDASIVEHVVRTNLLASSYCVEAALPLLRAGIAPHLVGMASSVTYLPLPRAEANGRSRAGLRYLFESMRIDVASEGIEVTVVSPGAVDTPLPAKDEMSMPMNWPADKAARHIFAKLGSRPLEITFAGMFVTALWPMSDFPDRVEPTLGSRSSPPIED; from the coding sequence ATGAGTCTTACGCCTCCACGAAGGTACTGGCTGACCGGAGCGAGCAACGGCATTGGCGCCGCACTGGCAGAAGAAATACTGAAAACCGGCGCGCACCTGGCCGTCAGTTCACGTTCAGCGGCACCACTGAAAGCCTTGTCCCAACGTTATCCCGGGCAAGTGCTGGTGCTGGCGGGCGACCTGACCAACAGCCAGACCGTACGTGAAATTGGCGAACAGATCGCCGAGGACTGGGGCTCACTGGACACGGTGATTCTCAATGCCGGCACTTGTGAATACGTGGATGCCAAACAGATCGATGCCTCGATCGTCGAGCACGTGGTGCGCACCAATCTGCTTGCCAGCAGCTATTGCGTCGAAGCCGCGCTGCCGTTGCTGCGAGCCGGTATCGCACCGCATCTGGTCGGCATGGCGAGCTCGGTGACTTATCTGCCATTGCCCCGCGCAGAGGCCAATGGCCGTTCGCGAGCCGGCCTGCGCTACCTGTTCGAGTCCATGCGCATCGATGTGGCTTCGGAAGGCATCGAGGTCACCGTGGTCAGTCCCGGCGCTGTCGACACTCCACTGCCGGCAAAAGATGAAATGTCGATGCCTATGAACTGGCCGGCGGATAAAGCGGCGCGGCATATCTTCGCGAAACTGGGAAGCCGTCCGCTGGAGATCACGTTTGCTGGAATGTTCGTGACGGCCCTGTGGCCGATGTCGGATTTTCCTGATCGGGTGGAACCGACGCTCGGTTCACGCAGCAGCCCGCCGATAGAGGACTAA
- the prmC gene encoding peptide chain release factor N(5)-glutamine methyltransferase, with the protein MTIIASLLRAADLPDSPTARLDAELLLAAALGKSRSFLHTWPERIVPSEAALTFAEYLQRRRGGEPVAYILGQQGFWKLDLEVAPHTLIPRPDTELLVEAALELLPATPAKVLDLGTGSGAIALALASERPAWKVTAVDRVLEAVALAERNRRRLHLNNATVLSSHWFSALEGQRFQLIISNPPYIAAADPHLVEGDVRFEPASALVAGVDGLDDLRLIVAQAPDHLEAGGWLMLEHGYDQAEAVRDLLLTRGFEEVHSRTDLGGHQRISLGRLTC; encoded by the coding sequence ATGACGATCATTGCCAGTTTGTTGCGCGCCGCCGATTTGCCCGACTCGCCCACGGCGCGTCTGGATGCCGAATTGTTGCTGGCGGCGGCGTTGGGCAAGTCCCGCAGCTTTTTGCACACTTGGCCGGAGCGCATCGTGCCAAGCGAAGCGGCGCTGACTTTCGCCGAGTATTTGCAGCGTCGTCGCGGTGGTGAGCCGGTGGCCTACATTCTGGGGCAGCAAGGGTTCTGGAAGCTCGATCTGGAAGTGGCGCCGCACACACTGATTCCGCGCCCGGACACCGAGTTGCTGGTGGAAGCCGCACTTGAACTGCTGCCCGCAACGCCCGCAAAAGTGCTTGATCTGGGCACCGGCAGCGGCGCCATCGCCTTGGCCTTGGCTAGCGAGCGTCCAGCGTGGAAAGTCACTGCCGTGGACCGCGTGCTGGAAGCGGTGGCCCTGGCCGAGCGCAATCGCCGGCGTCTGCATCTGAACAACGCCACGGTGCTGAGCAGTCACTGGTTCAGCGCATTGGAGGGTCAGCGTTTTCAACTGATCATCAGCAATCCGCCATACATCGCCGCTGCCGATCCACACCTGGTGGAAGGTGACGTGCGCTTCGAACCGGCCAGCGCTTTAGTGGCTGGGGTAGACGGGCTCGACGATCTACGCTTGATCGTCGCCCAGGCGCCGGATCATCTTGAGGCCGGTGGCTGGCTGATGCTCGAACACGGTTACGATCAGGCCGAGGCGGTGCGCGATCTGCTGCTGACCCGCGGCTTTGAAGAAGTCCACAGCCGCACGGATCTGGGCGGCCATCAACGCATCAGTCTGGGACGCCTGACATGCTGA
- the hemA gene encoding glutamyl-tRNA reductase has product MAFLALGINHKTASVDVRERVAFTPEQLVEALQQLCRLTDSREAAILSTCNRSELYIEQDHLSADIVLRWLADYHHLSLEELRQSAYVHEDDAAVRHMMRVASGLDSLVLGEPQILGQMKSAYAVAREAGTIGPLLGRLFQATFNAAKQVRTDTAIGENPVSVAFAAVSLAKQIFSDLQRSQALLIGAGETITLVARHLHDLGVKRIVVANRTLERASILAEQFGAHAVLLSDIPAELVRSDIVISSTASQLPILGKGAVESALKLRKHKPIFMVDIAVPRDIEPEVGELDDVYLYSVDDLHEVVAENLKSRQGAAQAAEEMVSVGAEDFMVRLRELAAVDVLKAYRQQSERLRDEELQKAQRLLANGSSAEDVLVQLARGLTNKLLHAPSVQLKKLSAEGRLDALAMAQELFALNEGSSESFSDKKPQ; this is encoded by the coding sequence ATGGCCTTCCTTGCACTCGGTATTAACCACAAGACTGCTTCAGTAGACGTCCGCGAGCGCGTGGCCTTTACCCCTGAGCAGCTGGTTGAGGCCTTGCAGCAGCTCTGCCGACTCACCGACAGCCGCGAAGCTGCGATCCTCTCCACCTGCAATCGCAGTGAACTCTATATAGAACAGGATCACCTGTCGGCGGATATCGTGCTGCGCTGGCTGGCCGATTATCATCATTTGAGCCTCGAAGAGCTGCGCCAAAGCGCTTATGTGCACGAAGATGATGCGGCAGTTCGTCACATGATGCGCGTCGCCTCCGGGCTCGACTCGCTGGTGTTGGGCGAGCCGCAGATTCTCGGCCAGATGAAATCCGCCTACGCCGTGGCGCGCGAAGCCGGGACCATCGGGCCATTGCTCGGGCGCTTGTTCCAGGCCACGTTCAATGCCGCCAAGCAAGTGCGCACCGACACCGCCATTGGTGAAAACCCGGTGTCCGTGGCGTTTGCCGCGGTTAGCCTGGCGAAACAGATTTTCAGCGATTTGCAGCGCAGTCAGGCCTTGTTGATCGGCGCCGGCGAGACCATCACCCTGGTCGCCCGCCATCTGCATGACCTCGGCGTCAAGCGCATCGTGGTTGCCAACCGCACGCTGGAACGCGCCAGCATTCTGGCCGAGCAATTTGGCGCCCATGCGGTGCTGCTGTCGGACATTCCGGCCGAACTGGTACGCAGCGACATCGTCATCAGCTCCACTGCCAGCCAACTGCCGATTCTGGGCAAAGGCGCGGTGGAAAGTGCGCTGAAGCTGCGCAAGCACAAGCCGATCTTCATGGTCGATATCGCCGTTCCGCGCGACATCGAGCCTGAAGTCGGCGAGTTGGACGACGTTTACCTGTATAGCGTCGACGATCTCCACGAAGTGGTCGCCGAGAACCTCAAGAGCCGTCAAGGCGCAGCGCAAGCCGCTGAAGAGATGGTCTCGGTCGGCGCCGAAGACTTCATGGTCCGCCTGCGCGAATTGGCGGCGGTCGACGTGCTCAAGGCCTATCGTCAACAGAGCGAACGCCTGCGTGACGAAGAATTGCAAAAAGCCCAGCGCCTGCTGGCCAACGGCAGCAGCGCCGAAGACGTGCTGGTGCAATTGGCGCGTGGCCTGACCAATAAACTGTTGCACGCACCAAGCGTGCAACTGAAAAAGCTCTCTGCCGAAGGTCGCCTCGATGCGCTGGCGATGGCCCAGGAACTCTTTGCCCTCAACGAGGGCTCATCGGAAAGCTTTTCGGATAAGAAACCGCAATGA
- a CDS encoding acyloxyacyl hydrolase codes for MKRLFCLAAIAAALMGHSFTAQAAGVEFAVGQTGESTMTYRLGLQFDWDQSWWQTDVGRLTGYWSGAYTYWEGDKTSGNNSLSFSPVLVYEFAGQNVKPYVELGVGVALFSDTEIENNDLGSSFQFEDRFGVGLRFAGGHEVGIRATHYSNAGISSPNNGIESYALHYTMPL; via the coding sequence ATGAAGCGACTATTCTGTTTGGCCGCGATTGCGGCTGCGTTGATGGGGCACAGTTTCACTGCACAGGCGGCAGGCGTGGAATTCGCGGTCGGTCAGACCGGCGAGTCGACCATGACTTATCGCCTGGGCTTGCAATTCGATTGGGATCAAAGTTGGTGGCAGACCGACGTCGGTCGATTGACCGGTTATTGGAGCGGTGCTTACACCTATTGGGAGGGTGACAAGACCTCCGGCAACAACAGCCTGTCGTTCTCACCCGTGCTGGTTTACGAGTTTGCCGGCCAGAACGTAAAACCTTATGTAGAGCTTGGGGTTGGCGTGGCTTTGTTTTCCGACACCGAAATCGAAAACAACGATCTCGGAAGTTCGTTTCAGTTCGAAGACCGTTTTGGTGTTGGCCTGCGCTTTGCGGGCGGACATGAAGTCGGGATTCGTGCGACTCACTATTCCAATGCCGGGATCAGCAGCCCAAACAATGGGATAGAAAGTTACGCGTTGCATTACACGATGCCGTTGTAA
- a CDS encoding DUF523 and DUF1722 domain-containing protein — translation MPLLTAKPKIAISACLMGAEVRYNGGHKTSQLCSRILTDYFDFVPVCPEVAIGLGIPRQPIRLVGDPDQPDAVGTVDHQLNVNRPLAAYGRQMAAELDDICGYIFMQKSPSCGLERVKVYHANGAPLDGGGQGIYARAFCDLHPDLPVEEDGRLNDPVLRENFLTRVFAYGAWQQLLQQGLSRRGLTDFHSRYKYLLMAHNPVQYKTLGALLGNMGDTDPQELGPRYFSELMAALKKCATRRTHTNVLQHISGYLKRAISAEDKQEVQRVIGQYRHGIVPLVVPLTLLKHHFRQHPDPYIAQQVYLQPHPENLSLRNAI, via the coding sequence ATGCCGCTGCTTACCGCCAAACCGAAAATCGCCATCAGCGCCTGCCTGATGGGGGCCGAGGTGCGCTACAACGGCGGGCACAAGACCTCGCAACTGTGCAGCCGCATCCTTACTGATTACTTCGATTTCGTGCCGGTCTGCCCGGAAGTCGCCATCGGCCTGGGCATTCCGCGCCAGCCGATACGGCTGGTGGGTGATCCGGATCAGCCCGACGCCGTCGGCACAGTAGATCACCAGCTCAACGTCAACCGGCCACTGGCCGCCTACGGTCGACAAATGGCGGCGGAACTGGACGATATCTGCGGCTACATCTTCATGCAGAAATCCCCGTCCTGTGGCCTGGAGCGAGTCAAGGTCTACCATGCCAACGGTGCACCGCTCGATGGCGGTGGCCAGGGCATCTATGCCCGTGCCTTCTGCGACTTGCATCCTGATTTGCCGGTGGAAGAAGACGGCCGGCTCAACGACCCGGTGCTGCGGGAAAACTTCCTCACCCGCGTTTTCGCCTATGGCGCCTGGCAGCAATTGCTGCAACAAGGCTTGAGTCGTCGCGGCCTCACGGATTTCCATTCGCGCTACAAATACCTGTTGATGGCCCACAATCCGGTGCAATACAAAACCCTGGGAGCACTGCTGGGCAATATGGGCGACACCGATCCGCAGGAACTTGGCCCGCGCTATTTCAGCGAGCTGATGGCCGCCCTGAAAAAGTGCGCCACACGGCGCACCCACACTAATGTCCTGCAACACATCAGCGGTTATCTCAAACGAGCGATCAGCGCTGAAGACAAGCAGGAAGTGCAGCGCGTCATCGGCCAGTACCGTCACGGCATCGTGCCGCTGGTGGTGCCACTGACCCTGCTCAAGCACCACTTTCGCCAACATCCGGATCCGTACATTGCGCAGCAGGTCTACCTGCAACCGCACCCGGAGAATCTCAGCCTGCGAAACGCAATCTGA
- a CDS encoding molybdopterin-synthase adenylyltransferase MoeB: MLNDQELLRYSRQILLQHIDIDGQLRLKESRVLIVGLGGLGAPVALYLAAAGVGELHLADFDTVDLTNLQRQIIHDTDSVGMTKVDSAIKRLTAINPEIQLVAHRTALDEDSLAAAVAGVDLVLDCSDNFSTREAVNAACVGAGKPLVSGAAIRLEGQLSVFDPRRAESPCYHCLYGHGSDAELTCSEAGVVGPLVGLVGSLQALEALKLLAGFGEPLVGRLLLIDALGSRFRELRVKRDPKCSVCGPKHA; the protein is encoded by the coding sequence ATGCTGAATGACCAGGAATTGCTGCGCTACAGCCGGCAGATTCTGTTGCAGCACATCGATATCGACGGTCAGCTGCGATTGAAAGAAAGCCGCGTGCTGATCGTCGGTCTTGGCGGCCTCGGTGCGCCGGTGGCGCTTTATCTGGCGGCAGCGGGCGTTGGCGAGTTGCATCTGGCGGACTTTGACACGGTCGATCTGACCAACCTGCAACGCCAGATCATCCACGACACCGACAGCGTCGGCATGACCAAGGTCGATTCGGCAATCAAACGCCTGACAGCAATCAACCCCGAGATTCAACTGGTCGCCCATCGCACGGCGCTGGATGAAGATTCCCTGGCCGCTGCCGTGGCCGGGGTGGATCTGGTTCTCGACTGTTCCGATAATTTCTCTACCCGTGAAGCGGTTAACGCTGCGTGCGTGGGTGCGGGCAAGCCGCTGGTCAGCGGTGCGGCGATTCGTCTTGAAGGGCAATTGTCGGTGTTCGACCCGCGCCGTGCGGAGAGCCCGTGCTACCACTGTTTATACGGGCACGGCAGCGATGCCGAATTGACTTGCAGCGAGGCCGGTGTTGTCGGTCCGTTGGTGGGATTGGTTGGCAGTTTGCAAGCGCTCGAAGCGCTGAAGCTGCTGGCCGGTTTCGGCGAGCCGCTGGTGGGGCGCCTGTTGCTGATCGATGCGCTGGGCTCGCGTTTCCGTGAGCTGCGGGTCAAGCGTGATCCGAAATGCAGCGTTTGTGGGCCAAAGCATGCGTGA
- a CDS encoding MerR family transcriptional regulator, with amino-acid sequence MKAALDSSASEDLGSDFKKALDEGWLPIREVARQTGVNAITLRAWERRYGLIVPQRTPKGHRLFSAEHVQRILTILTWLNRGVAVSQVKQLLDTPQAFGEQVENDWHPQRQALLQAVMQLNERTLDDSVNQVMALYPPRTLCEQLLLPLLAELEQRWQGQFGAQLERVFFYSWLRSKFGARIYHNNRQLHTAPLLLINHSDLPLEPHLWLTAWLISSADCPVEVFDWPLPVGELALAVDHLQPRGVLLYSSKAINLSQLAKLFNGVSCPKMIVGPTVRIHHIELSVKTSEIADLFLAEDPLSAQQILVQCGLV; translated from the coding sequence ATGAAAGCCGCACTCGATAGCAGCGCCAGTGAAGACCTGGGCAGTGACTTCAAGAAAGCGCTCGATGAAGGCTGGCTGCCGATTCGCGAAGTGGCCCGCCAGACCGGCGTGAACGCCATCACCTTGCGCGCCTGGGAACGGCGTTATGGCCTGATCGTGCCGCAGCGCACACCCAAGGGCCATCGACTGTTCTCGGCCGAGCATGTGCAACGCATCCTGACGATCCTCACCTGGCTCAACCGCGGCGTCGCCGTCAGCCAGGTCAAGCAACTGCTCGACACCCCGCAAGCCTTTGGCGAACAGGTCGAAAATGACTGGCACCCGCAGCGCCAGGCGTTGCTCCAGGCGGTCATGCAATTGAACGAGCGAACGCTGGACGATAGCGTCAACCAGGTCATGGCGCTGTACCCGCCGCGAACCTTGTGTGAACAACTTCTGCTGCCACTCCTGGCCGAACTGGAACAACGCTGGCAGGGCCAATTCGGCGCACAGCTGGAGCGTGTGTTTTTTTACTCCTGGCTACGCAGCAAATTCGGTGCACGTATCTACCATAACAATCGTCAGCTACACACCGCGCCACTGCTGTTGATCAACCACTCGGACCTTCCACTGGAACCTCACCTGTGGCTTACCGCATGGCTGATCAGCAGCGCCGATTGCCCGGTGGAAGTATTCGACTGGCCACTGCCTGTCGGCGAACTGGCGCTGGCGGTCGATCACCTGCAACCCCGTGGCGTACTGCTGTATTCCAGCAAAGCCATAAACCTTTCGCAGCTGGCGAAACTTTTCAACGGCGTCAGTTGCCCAAAAATGATCGTCGGACCAACGGTGCGCATTCACCACATCGAGTTGTCCGTCAAAACTTCAGAAATTGCTGATCTGTTCCTGGCCGAAGACCCATTGTCGGCTCAGCAGATCCTGGTTCAGTGCGGGCTTGTTTAA
- a CDS encoding YkgJ family cysteine cluster protein, translating into MKTIPHTQIAEPAVTCSTCAACCCQLEVMLITDTGVPERYIDTDDWGGEVMLRLDDGWCAALDRDTMMCTIYEKRPLICREFEMGAPECIDERQGISTAYR; encoded by the coding sequence ATGAAAACCATTCCCCACACACAAATCGCTGAGCCGGCAGTCACCTGCTCGACTTGCGCAGCCTGTTGCTGCCAACTCGAAGTCATGCTGATCACCGACACGGGCGTGCCCGAGCGGTACATCGATACCGACGATTGGGGCGGGGAAGTCATGCTGCGCCTGGATGACGGTTGGTGCGCCGCGCTGGATCGCGACACGATGATGTGCACCATCTACGAAAAACGCCCGCTGATTTGCCGGGAGTTCGAGATGGGCGCACCTGAATGCATAGATGAGCGCCAAGGGATTTCGACGGCGTATCGCTGA
- the prfA gene encoding peptide chain release factor 1 produces the protein MKASLLNKLDILQDRFEELTALLGDGEVISDQNKFRTYSKEYAEVEPIVETYKQLLKVQGDLEGAQALLKDSDPDMREMAVEEVREAKERLVELEASLQRMLLPKDPNDGRNVFLEIRAGTGGDEAAIFSGDLFRMYSRYAERRGWRVEILSENEGEHGGYKEVIARVEGDNVYGKLKFESGAHRVQRVPATESQGRIHTSACTVAVLPEPDEQEAIEINPADLRVDTYRSSGAGGQHVNKTDSAIRITHLPSGIVVECQEERSQHKNRARAMSWLSAKLNDQQTSAAANAIASERKLLVGSGDRSERIRTYNFAQGRVTDHRVNLTLYSLDEILAGGVDAVIEPLLAEYQADQLAAIGE, from the coding sequence ATGAAAGCGTCACTGCTCAATAAGCTGGACATCCTCCAGGACCGTTTCGAGGAATTGACCGCCCTGCTTGGCGATGGCGAGGTCATTTCCGATCAGAACAAATTCCGCACCTATTCCAAGGAATACGCGGAAGTCGAGCCGATCGTCGAAACCTATAAACAGCTGCTCAAAGTGCAAGGCGACCTCGAAGGCGCCCAGGCACTGCTCAAGGACAGCGACCCGGACATGCGCGAAATGGCCGTGGAAGAAGTCCGCGAAGCCAAGGAGCGCCTGGTCGAACTGGAAGCCAGCCTGCAACGCATGCTGCTGCCCAAGGACCCGAACGACGGACGCAACGTGTTCCTCGAAATCCGCGCCGGCACCGGTGGTGACGAAGCGGCGATTTTCTCCGGCGACCTGTTCCGCATGTATTCGCGTTACGCCGAGCGTCGTGGCTGGCGCGTGGAGATTCTCTCGGAAAACGAGGGTGAACACGGCGGCTATAAAGAAGTGATTGCCCGGGTTGAAGGCGACAACGTCTACGGCAAGCTGAAATTCGAGTCCGGTGCCCACCGCGTACAACGGGTTCCTGCGACAGAATCCCAAGGTCGTATCCACACCTCGGCCTGCACCGTGGCGGTACTGCCCGAGCCGGACGAGCAGGAAGCGATCGAAATCAACCCGGCGGACTTGCGGGTCGACACCTACCGTTCCTCCGGTGCCGGCGGTCAGCACGTCAACAAGACCGACTCGGCGATTCGTATCACGCACTTGCCGTCCGGCATCGTGGTCGAGTGTCAGGAAGAGCGTTCGCAGCACAAAAACCGCGCCCGGGCGATGTCCTGGCTGTCGGCCAAGCTCAACGACCAGCAAACCAGCGCCGCAGCCAACGCCATCGCCAGCGAGCGTAAATTGCTGGTGGGTTCCGGTGACCGCTCCGAGCGGATCCGCACCTACAACTTTGCCCAGGGCCGGGTCACCGACCATCGGGTCAACCTGACGCTGTATTCCCTCGACGAAATCCTCGCCGGTGGCGTCGATGCGGTGATCGAGCCGTTGTTGGCCGAGTACCAGGCCGATCAACTCGCGGCGATAGGTGAGTAA